A stretch of DNA from Synechococcus sp. MU1617:
GTAGATGAGGGGAAACATCGAACCGAGCATGACCCTCCGTCCCAGCTAGACGTCTGCATCCTCACGCTATCGGGACCCCGGTCGCATGTGGTCACAGCTTTGACATGGAACGTGGCTTTTTTGGGATCTGCTCTGCGTAGCGTCGAGGCAGCCGATCGCCCTGAAGCTGTGGTCAACTCCCAGTCCCGCCCGCTAGTCGTCTCCGCTTTGGCGGGGGGATTGCTGGTGGCCGGTGTGTCGGTGCTTCCCTTAACCGTTGCGCCTCAGCAGGCCGAGGCCCGCCCGGCCATCCGTCGTGACTCATTCGTGGCAGCCGCTGTGAAGCGCAGTGGTCCGGCAGTGGTCACCCTGGAGACGGCGCGGACCGTCAATCAGTCCAGTGTTGCGGGTGTGCCGCCGGCCCTGATGCGGGACCCCTTGTTTCGCCACTTCTTCGGCATCCCACGCTCCACAGCCCCGCGCTCCCGGGTGCAGCGCGGCCAAGGCAGTGGGGTGATCTTCGATGCCAAGGGCCTGCTGCTGACCAACGCCCATGTGGTGGAGGGGGCAGATCAACTGACCGTGGGCCTCTCCGATGGCAGGAGGGTGCCCGCCCGAGTGGTGGGAAAAGACAACCTCACCGATCTCGCAGTGGTGCGTCTGGAGGCCCCCGGGCCCTGGCCTGTTGCCGATCTGGGGAATTCCGACCGGCTCAGCGTGGGCGACTGGGCGATTGCCGTGGGCAATCCCTACGGGCTGGAAAGCACGGTGACCCTTGGAATCATCAGCAACCTCAATCGCAATGTTGCCCAGCTGGGAATTTCCGGCAAACGTCTTGATCTGATTCAGACCGACGCGGCGATCAATCCCGGCAACTCGGGCGGGCCATTGCTCAATGCCGACGGTGAAGTGATCGGCATCAACACCTTGGTGCGATCAGGACCTGGGGCGGGTCTGGGCTTTGCTATCCCGATTAATCGCGCTCGAACGATTGCTCAGCAGCTGGTCTCCAGCGGCAAGGCCCGTCATCCTGTGATCGGCATCCGTCTGTCGCCGGTGCCCCGGCCCACCCCCACATCCCCGGTGCCGCCAGGTGCGGTGATTCGCGGGGTCCAGCCTGGAGGGCCAGCGGACCGCGCCGGGCTCAAGGTGGATGATGTGATCACGCGTCTTGATGGTCAGGCTGTCGCTGACCCTGCCGCGGTGGTCAGTTCCATTGAACGTCGCGGTGTCGGTGCCTCGATTGTGCTGGAGGTGAAGCGTGGTCAGGAGCTGGTCACGATTGACGTCAAGCCGGTCGATTTATCGGCCTTGACTCCTGGCTGATGCTGCGGGCTTAGGCGTCGTCGGCGTCCCTCAGTTGTTCAACGCATTGGGTGATGCACTCGCCATCGTCGAGCGAGCAGGTGGTGATGCACTCGAAATAGGTTTCCACCGCGTCCCAGGTCTGTTCATGGGGTGCCGGGCCTGGGGTTGATGACCCGCCAACGGTTTCGATGTTGCCTGGGCCGGAAACCATGTTCATCGGTGCTACGGGTCAGTTTTGTCAGCTTATGCAGATGAAAACTGCAGGTAAAGAGAAATAAGTCTTCCTGCCTAAGACTGTGTGAAGTTTTCGGTGCTGCGGTCTGATGCCAGTCAGGCCGCCTTTTTGCGCCGGGCATCTCGAGCTTTTTGCTTTTCCTTGTTGGCTTTCCGCTTGGCTTCTCGCTCCACAGCCAGTTCTTTCTCCTTGGCTTCAGCCCTTTCCTCTTCTTTTTTCTCGAGGTAGTAGTTGTAATCCCCTCTGTACATCACCAGTTCGCCCTCTCGCAGTTCGACGATCCGGTTGGCCACGCGGGATATGAAATAGCGGTCGTGAGAGACCAGCAGCGCCGCTCCTTCGTAGGCCATCAAGGCGTCCTCGAGCATCTGCTTGGCCGGGATGTCGAGGTGATTGGTGGGCTCATCCAAGACCAGAAGATTGCAGGGGGTGAGCAGCATTAGCGCCAGTGCAAGACGGGCTTTCTCGCCTCCGCTGAGCTTTCCAACCTCCTTGAACACCGTGTCGTTGCTGAAGCAAAAACTGCCCAGCAGCGAACGAACTTGGGTCTGGGTCCAATCGGGGACCGCTTCGTACATCGTGTCAATCACGGTCTTGGACAGATTCAGGGCTTCGGCCTGGTTCTGTTCGAAGTAGCCCGCAATCACGTTGTGCTCCCCAAGCCTGGCACTGCCTTCATCGGGGGTTTCAACCCCCATCACCAGGCGCAGCAGGGTCGACTTGCCCGCACCATTGGGGCCGACGAAGGCGATGCGGTCACCCCGTTCAACCTCCAGTTCAGCCCCCAGGAACAGGATTTTGTCCCCATAGCTATGGGTGACGTTGTCGATCAAGGCAACCTGAGCTCCGGAGCGCGGGGCAGGCGGGAACTGAAAACTTGGCCCGGCCACGGATTCGATCGGCGCCTCCACCCGTTCCACCTTGTCCAGTTGCTTCTCTCGGCTTTTGGCTTGGGTGCTGCGGGTAGCGCTGGCACGAAAACGATCGATATAAGCCTGTTGGGTGGCGATGTCTTTCTGCTGGCGTTCGAAGGCCGCCTGCGTGGCCTCCCGTTCCATTTGTTTCTGTTCCAGGTGGGCGGTGTAGTTCCCCAGGTAGCTACGGGACACCCCCCTCTCCGTGGAGACAATTTGATTGCAGACCCGGTCGAGGAAGGTGCGGTCGTGGCTGATCACCACGAGGGCAGCGCTCTGCTCCAGCAGGTAGTTCTCCAGCCACTGGATGGTCTCGACATCCAGATGGTTGGTCGGTTCGTCCAGCAGCAGCAGATCCGGTTCCTGGAGCAGGATTTTCCCCAGGGCGATTCGCATCTGCCAGCCCCCGGAATAGTCCTTCACCTGCAGCTCAGCGCCCTCCGGAGTGAATCCGATCGTGGGCAGGAGCTTGTCGATGCGGGCATCGAGTTCGTAGCCATGCAGTGCTTCGAAGCGGCTCTGCAGCTGTCCCAGTTTTTGGATCAGCTGGTCTAGATGATCCGGATCTTCAGCAGCGCGTTCCGACCCCATGGCTTCTTCCACCTGCTGTTGCCGGTTCATCACTTCGGCGGCTTCGCCGAAGGCTTGAAACAGTTCCTGGCGCACGGTGCGCTCCAGGTCCACGTCGAATTCCTGTTGGAGGTAGGCGATGCGGGGCTCCCCTTGCCGAACCACCTGGCCGCTGGTGGGCTCTTCGTGCCCGGCAATCAGACGCATCTGGGTGGACTTGCCGGCGCCGTTCACCCCCACCAGGCCGATCCTGTCTCCGGGTTTCACCTCCCAGGTCACGGCCCGGAGCACTTCCCCCGTCGGGTAGATCTTGCTGACGTTTTCGAGTCGCAGCACCGGCGGAAGGCGTGATGCCCCCCATCATCCCTGTCGGCAAACTGGTGACGGTTCCCGGAGGCTGGTCGCCATGCTGAAACTGGAGCAGCTGGCCGCTCTCGTGGTGGCTGCAGGCTTGGCGATCGTGAGTTATTTGCTCTTCTTCAGTTGGGCCGGAGGTGGCGGATACGAACGCCGTCAGCGCACTGAGCCCAAGGCATTCCTGACGTCCGAAGCTCCAGAGTTCAAAGACCGCCTCTCGCCTTGACCAGCCAGCGTTGGCTGTCTTCATCATCGAGGCTGGCCAGATGCTCCCGCACCTCTTGGGTCGTGACGGGTAGCCCTAGTTGGTCGCCCAGGCTGCAGATGCTGGCCATGGCGCCGTTGGGATCTTGCAGCGCCTGACGGAACAGCGCCTGGGTCTGCTCCGGATTGCTACTGATTCGGGCGTACAGCTCTGCGGCGTTGGAAGCCATCGCGATCTGAGCAACTGCTCAAACGCTATTCAGAGCCGAAGGTCTTGTCAGGCGGCTTGTTCGATGCCGTCATCGTGCTGCCCCAAGGCCGAGGCGTCCTTCATGCTGCGGGCATCCATGCAGAGCACTTTGCGCAGTTGGGCGTAGTTGGCGGCCTGGGTGCTGCGCCCTTCCTGGGAGGCGTTGTATTCGGCCCTTTGCAACACGTGGTGCAGGTGGGTCAGCAGGTAAGTGCTGACCACAGCTGAAACCAGCACGTCACTGTTTTCAGCGCTGCGACGAGGGCGTCGGGACCGAGGGCGGGAGCCGGCTGGGCTGCGACGGGGGCGTGGTGTGGCTTGTGTCATGGGGTACTCCGAGGAGGACCAATGCCCCCACCATAGTCATGGATACTACCCTTGACCATCTCTGTACACTTTTTAGTAGCAGAGCCTCTTCTTGGGGATCCGGTCGTGCCCACCCGTCAGACCTCATCCAGTGGGAAGCCCAAGTCCCCAAGAATTCAGGTGGTTCTGCCTGAGGATCTTTGTGAACGCTTGACCGCCATGGCCGAGCTGGAATCCCGCACGGTGAGCAACATGGCGCGGGTGCTGATCCAGCAGGGGGTTCAGCGCCACGAACAAGCTCTGGAGGCGTCTGCTCCCGCCCCAACCCGCGAGGAACGCTTGCGGTCGGCTCTGGAATCGCAACAGCCCCGCCGTTTGCGGGGCGCTCCCAGGCGCTTGCGCCTGCATCGGCCCGGTTAGGCCGGATTCACCTGTACGCCGAGCACGGCTTCCCGCCTGGCTCCGGTGACGGCGGGCACATTGCCGGGATGCCCTTTGTGGTGCCACCAGGCCAGTAACGCGAAGACCAGGGCTTCTCGGGCTGCAGTCGGCACCCCCAGCCTGCTGCTTTCGTCGAGCTGCAACCCTCGGCAGCGCCGCCGCAGCTCATCGATCAACACCGGGTTTTGACTGCCACCTCCAGCTGTGATCAGTTCGATTGGTGCGATGCCACGTCTTTGGCGCAGGTGCTCCAGATCCTGGGCGACCACAGCAGCGGGAAAAGCCGTCAGGGTTGCGATGGCGTCCGCCGCTGAGGCTCCACCGAGCTGAAGCAGGCGCCGGTTGAGGTCGTCCTGCCCGAAACACTCCCGTCCTGTGGATTTCGGTGGTGTCAGCTGGAAGTAATCCTCTTGAAGCCAGCGCTGGATCCAGCCCTCATCCGCACGGCCCTGCGCTGCCATCGCTCCACCATTGTCGAAGGGTTGGGCTCCATTGGTGAAGTGGCGCATGCCCAGGTCGATCAGGCTATTGGCCGGTCCGCAGTCCCATCCCAAGACAGCGGTATGGCGGTCGCCTCCACTGCCGGGGGGGATCAGGGTGAGGTTGGCAATGCCGCCCAGGTTCAGCAGTGCCCGCCAGCCCTGCGTGCGTCCCAGCAGCGCCGCATCTGCCCGAGGCACGAGCGGTGCTCCCTGTCCCCCAAGCACCAGATCAGCCGCGCGGAAGTTGTGGATCACCGGCCTTTGCAACAGATGGGCGAGCAGTGGGGCCTGCAGCATCTGCCAGCTGGCCCCTGCTGCCCCTTGGGCCGGGGGGCGGTGCCAGACGGTCTGGCCATGGCAGCCGATCAGCTCAGCTTGTGCATCGGGGTCGCAGGCCCGTGCCGCGTCGGCTTGCACCTCCGTGATGGCTTCTGCCAGCTCTAGCCAGACGGCTGCCGGCATCGGTTCGCCCTGGCCGGCTGCCACCACCTGCTGCTGCAGTTGGAGCGGATAGGGCTGATGGTGGTGGTGAAGCAGGGACCACTGAGGACGCTGGGATGGGCCGTCGAAGCGCGCCAGCACGGCATCAACACCGTCAGCACTGGTTCCGCTCATCAGCCCGAGGCAGTGCATCGGCTCAGTTTTTCGGGAGCCGTTGCAGGTCGTCCACCAGTCCCATCACCACCAGCAGATGTCCCTCCTCCAGCACGTGGGATGCCGGTGGGTTCACCATCAGGCTGCTTTGTGGTCCCGCCGCCAGCACGTTGACCCTGAAGTTTTTGCGCAAATTCAGATCCCTGAGCGAGCGCCCCACAAAGGGTTCTGGAACCTTGATCTCCTCGATGCAGTGCTGTTCATCCAGGGCCAGCCGCTCCATCAGGTTGGGGCGCACCAGTTCCAGCCCCAGGCGCTCGCCCTGCATCCGCGAGGGAAAGATCACTCGGTCGGCCCCCACCCGCTTCAGCATTTTTTCGTGGAGGTCACTCGTTGCCCTCGCGATCACCTGGCGAACGCGGCTCCCCTCGCTGTCTTTGGCGATCAAGGTCGCGGTGATGCTGGCTTCGATCGGTTCACTGATCGCCACCACAACAGTGCCCATTTCCAGCACGCCGGCTTCCCGCAGGGCCTCTTCGTCGGTGCAGTCCACGACGCGGGCCTCCACGCTGGGCTCCACTTGACGAAGTTCATCCACCGCTCGCTCTGAGCGGTCCACGGCCAGCACATCCGCTCCGTTCTGAAGCAGTTCCCGGCACACGGCGATGCCGAAACGGCCCACGCCGATGATCGCGAAGCCGAGGCGATCGCTGCCCTGGACCGGGCTCCACTGCCACCACTCCTTCATCGCTGCCTCCCCCGCTGATCGCGCTCAGACATACAGATCCTCGCTGGGGTAACCGACTCGATTCTGGCGATTCATCTGGATTTGTTCCTGAGTCATCGCTTCCCAGATCGCACTCAGCAGCAAAAGGATGCCCAGTCGTCCCACAAACATTCCCACCATCAGCACCGCCTGGCCGAAACGGGGGAGTTCAACGGTTACCCCCAGATCCAAACCCACGGTGGCAAAGGCGGAGATGCAGGTGAACAGCATTTCCATAAAGGTGAACGAATCCTTGCCGTTCAAATTGCTGGCGATGCTGATCAGCATCGCCATGGCCATCACGAACAGCAGGGAGCCCACCGTGATGCCGACGGCCCGCAGCACCACCTTGTCGCTGATACTTCTGTTGCGGATCACCACCACCTCCCGGCCCCGCAGGGTGGAGCGGGTGGCCGCCATCAAGGCCGCCACGGTGGTGGTCTTGATCCCACCCCCGGTGCCGCCGGGGCTGGCCCCGATGAACATCAGCACCATCAGCAGCAGCAGGCTGGATTCGGTGACGGTGTCGAGCGAGAGCGGAACGGTGCTGAAGCCGGCTGTGCGTGCCGTGACGGATTTGAACAGTGCGGTGAGCCACCGCTCAGACAAGGGCATGCCAGCGAAGATCTCGCCCTGGTTCAACCATTCCGTCAGGGCCAGCCCCCCTGCTCCGAAGGCGATCAAGATCATGGTGGTGCGCAGCACCAGGCGGGAGTGCAGGCTCAGACGACGCCGGCCTTGCCGTCTGCGCAGCAGCTGCGTGCTCAGATCGCTGGTGACCCGCCATCCCAGGCCGCCTGCCACGATCAGCAGCATCACCACGGCATTCACAACGCCATTGCTGCGGTAGCGCTCGAGGCTGTCGCTCCAGAGTCCGAATCCCGCGTTGTTGTAAGCCGAGATGCTGTGGAACAGCGCAGCCCAGAGGCGTTCTGCGTGGTTGGGGATGTCATCGAAGCCGAAGTGATACAGGATCACGGCCCCCAGCAGGATCACCAGCGTCGCCGTCAGGGCAATGCCACGAAACGTGCGCCCGACGCCCCCCACGCCGAATTCATCCAGGGCCTGGCCCCGGTCCAGCCGGCGTCGCAGGGCTGTTCCTTGCACCACAAAGCCCTGCAGAAACGTGGTGATGGCCATCAGGCCAAGGCCCCCCGCCAGGATCATCAGGGCCAGCACCACCTGGCCGAAAGTCGTGAGATCGGTGCCGATGTCGATGATCGACAGCCCCGTCACGGTGATGGCTGATGTGGCTGTGAACAGAGCTTCCCAAAGCCCAACGCGGCTTGAGGAGCACAGCGGAGTGGCCAAAAGCAGCGTGCCGATCAGCACCACTAGCAATCCAGTCACCACGGTGAACTGGGGAACCGTGAGCCGACGATGCCAGCCCTGGCTGCGTTCGATGGCCCTTCCGATCGGCACAGGCGCGCGTGAGATCTGACCAGTGTTGTTCAGGATCCGCCGTAATGCCAGAGAATCAAGGCCGGCACGAGAATGGTCATGATCACCGTCAGGCCAAGTCCGTAGCGGGTGACGTCAAGAAAGCGATAACGGCCTGGGCCGAACACCATCAAATTGGTCTGATACCCCACGGGGGTGAGAAAAGACTGACTGGCTCCGAACAGCACTGTGATCAGCAAGGCGGTGGGGGACAGCTGCAGGGACGGAGCCAGTTGCACTGCCACCGGCGCCAGCAGGGCGACTGAGGCCGCATTGCTCATCACCTGCGTCAACAGCGTGGTGCCGATGAAGACCACCATCAAAGCGGCATAGCTTGGCCAGCCCGCTAGCCCCTGTTGGAGCACCAGGGCGAGGGCATCGGCCAGGCCCGTTTTCTGCATGGCAACACTGAAACTGGTCAGGGATCCCAGCAGCAGGATCACGTCCAGTCGGATTGAGCGCTGCAGTTCACCAAGGCGAAGGCAGCCGGTGGCCACCACGCTCACCATGGCCAACAGCACCGCCGCCACTAGGGGGATGGGGGTGAGAGTCGGCAGCAGCAGCATCGCCAAGGCGATGCTGACGGCCACGGGCTTGCGCCGCACGGTGGGCAGGTCATCCTCCAGACGATCCAGCACCAAAAGGTCGTTGCTGGCCTGCAGGCCGCGGATGGAGTCGATTGGTGCCTGGAGTAGCAGCACATCGCCCTCCCTCAG
This window harbors:
- a CDS encoding trypsin-like peptidase domain-containing protein, giving the protein MGSALRSVEAADRPEAVVNSQSRPLVVSALAGGLLVAGVSVLPLTVAPQQAEARPAIRRDSFVAAAVKRSGPAVVTLETARTVNQSSVAGVPPALMRDPLFRHFFGIPRSTAPRSRVQRGQGSGVIFDAKGLLLTNAHVVEGADQLTVGLSDGRRVPARVVGKDNLTDLAVVRLEAPGPWPVADLGNSDRLSVGDWAIAVGNPYGLESTVTLGIISNLNRNVAQLGISGKRLDLIQTDAAINPGNSGGPLLNADGEVIGINTLVRSGPGAGLGFAIPINRARTIAQQLVSSGKARHPVIGIRLSPVPRPTPTSPVPPGAVIRGVQPGGPADRAGLKVDDVITRLDGQAVADPAAVVSSIERRGVGASIVLEVKRGQELVTIDVKPVDLSALTPG
- a CDS encoding ABC-F family ATP-binding cassette domain-containing protein, giving the protein MLRLENVSKIYPTGEVLRAVTWEVKPGDRIGLVGVNGAGKSTQMRLIAGHEEPTSGQVVRQGEPRIAYLQQEFDVDLERTVRQELFQAFGEAAEVMNRQQQVEEAMGSERAAEDPDHLDQLIQKLGQLQSRFEALHGYELDARIDKLLPTIGFTPEGAELQVKDYSGGWQMRIALGKILLQEPDLLLLDEPTNHLDVETIQWLENYLLEQSAALVVISHDRTFLDRVCNQIVSTERGVSRSYLGNYTAHLEQKQMEREATQAAFERQQKDIATQQAYIDRFRASATRSTQAKSREKQLDKVERVEAPIESVAGPSFQFPPAPRSGAQVALIDNVTHSYGDKILFLGAELEVERGDRIAFVGPNGAGKSTLLRLVMGVETPDEGSARLGEHNVIAGYFEQNQAEALNLSKTVIDTMYEAVPDWTQTQVRSLLGSFCFSNDTVFKEVGKLSGGEKARLALALMLLTPCNLLVLDEPTNHLDIPAKQMLEDALMAYEGAALLVSHDRYFISRVANRIVELREGELVMYRGDYNYYLEKKEEERAEAKEKELAVEREAKRKANKEKQKARDARRKKAA
- a CDS encoding anhydro-N-acetylmuramic acid kinase, producing the protein MHCLGLMSGTSADGVDAVLARFDGPSQRPQWSLLHHHHQPYPLQLQQQVVAAGQGEPMPAAVWLELAEAITEVQADAARACDPDAQAELIGCHGQTVWHRPPAQGAAGASWQMLQAPLLAHLLQRPVIHNFRAADLVLGGQGAPLVPRADAALLGRTQGWRALLNLGGIANLTLIPPGSGGDRHTAVLGWDCGPANSLIDLGMRHFTNGAQPFDNGGAMAAQGRADEGWIQRWLQEDYFQLTPPKSTGRECFGQDDLNRRLLQLGGASAADAIATLTAFPAAVVAQDLEHLRQRRGIAPIELITAGGGSQNPVLIDELRRRCRGLQLDESSRLGVPTAAREALVFALLAWWHHKGHPGNVPAVTGARREAVLGVQVNPA
- a CDS encoding TrkA family potassium uptake protein produces the protein MKEWWQWSPVQGSDRLGFAIIGVGRFGIAVCRELLQNGADVLAVDRSERAVDELRQVEPSVEARVVDCTDEEALREAGVLEMGTVVVAISEPIEASITATLIAKDSEGSRVRQVIARATSDLHEKMLKRVGADRVIFPSRMQGERLGLELVRPNLMERLALDEQHCIEEIKVPEPFVGRSLRDLNLRKNFRVNVLAAGPQSSLMVNPPASHVLEEGHLLVVMGLVDDLQRLPKN
- a CDS encoding TrkH family potassium uptake protein, with the protein product MPIGRAIERSQGWHRRLTVPQFTVVTGLLVVLIGTLLLATPLCSSSRVGLWEALFTATSAITVTGLSIIDIGTDLTTFGQVVLALMILAGGLGLMAITTFLQGFVVQGTALRRRLDRGQALDEFGVGGVGRTFRGIALTATLVILLGAVILYHFGFDDIPNHAERLWAALFHSISAYNNAGFGLWSDSLERYRSNGVVNAVVMLLIVAGGLGWRVTSDLSTQLLRRRQGRRRLSLHSRLVLRTTMILIAFGAGGLALTEWLNQGEIFAGMPLSERWLTALFKSVTARTAGFSTVPLSLDTVTESSLLLLMVLMFIGASPGGTGGGIKTTTVAALMAATRSTLRGREVVVIRNRSISDKVVLRAVGITVGSLLFVMAMAMLISIASNLNGKDSFTFMEMLFTCISAFATVGLDLGVTVELPRFGQAVLMVGMFVGRLGILLLLSAIWEAMTQEQIQMNRQNRVGYPSEDLYV